A segment of the Nostoc sp. TCL26-01 genome:
TTCTAAGTGTTTTCCCTAATTGGCAAGACAGTGTTTCTTGCTGTGTGAAGTTCTAGCTAGGGTATAGGTAATGCGTAAACCAGTTCTTACAATCTTTTACCAGTTTAATCCCTGGTATACCTCTATAGGAGGGATTCAGACACTAATCAACACATTTATTAAATATGCTCCCAGCGAGTTTGATTTGCGGCTTGTAGGAACGGCGAGAGATTCTAGTCAAGCTCTGGGTAAATGGCAACAAGCAGAATTTGCAGGTAGAGAAATTAACTTTTTGCCCATACTGAAAATAGAAGATGACAATGTTAGAGGCTTAGTACCTACAACAGTTAAATACACAGCAGCTTTACTCGGACGTTCTCTAGCCTCAGATTTTATGCACTTTCATCGCCTTGAGCCGAGTTTGGCAGCGATGAATTGGCAGGGAGAGAAAACAATATTCATTCATAACGATATCCATACACAAATGCAGACTGTGGCTGATCAAAAAGCTATATTGTGGCGTAGGTTTCCAGCTGCTTACTTTGCTTTGGAGAGTTTGTTAATCCGTCAGTTTAACCAGATACTGTCTTGTAATACCGATGCTGCCGAATTTTACCGCCAGCGTTATCCCCAATTACAAGATCGTGTGGAATTCATCAAAAACTCCTTTGATAACGAAGTTTTCTATCCTTGGAGTCAGTCGCAACGAGAAGCTAATAGGCGAGAATTGGCGTTGCAGATGGGTTTGGTGGAGGAAACAAGTTTTCTCTTATTTGCTGGTAGACTGCATCCCCAAAAAGATCCGCTTTTGCTGGTGCGTGCTTTTGCTGCTTTAAACCAACCGCACACTCACCTATTAATCGCCGGGAGTGGCGAACTAGCAAATCCACTGCGTCAGGAAATCGAGCAACTGGGATTATCCAGTCAAGTAACAATGTTGGGTGCATTAAACCAAAAAGAATTAGCTAGGTTGCATCGACTCAGTAGCGCTTTTGTTCTCAGTAGTGCTTACGAAGGTTTACCCCTAGTGGTATTAGAAGCCCTGGCTAGTGGTACACCAGTAGTCACAACTAGATGTGGGGAAACGCCAAAATTACTGAGTCCAGATAGCGGCGTAGTTTGTGAGCAAAGGACACCAGAATGTATTGCAGATGCCTTACGTCAGGTACTGTTAAATCCCCAAAATTATCCCAGCGAGTCGTGTGTACGGACTGCCCAACCTTTTGCAGCCCGGACTGTAATTAGAGATGTGTACGGCGATATGTTAAATCGCTGGGAATTAAAAGAGTTCTCAGTAGTCGGCTGATGAACAGGCAGAGTCAAGTTGCAAATGATGTCAATTAGTGTGTTTCCCGGTTAATCAATACAACATTATGACTATGAAAATTGCTGTGATTGGTGCAAAAGGTCTTCCCCCGAAACAAGGTGGAATTGAACATTACTGCGCCGAAGTCTACCCCCGGATAGTTGCACAAGGTCACACTGTTGATCTATATGCTCGTTCCACATATACAGATAGTGCTTGGTTAGAAAGTTATGACTTTCAAGGCGTGACAGTGAAATCTTTACCAGGTTTAGATTTCAAAGGCGCAGACGCATTTGTCACCTCTGCGTTGGGAGCGATCGCTTCAACACTAGCCAGATATGATATCGTACACTTTCACGCTCTGGGGCCTTCTTTATTTACTTTTTTACCCAGCATTGCCAACTCTGCCAAAGTCGTAGTTACTTGTCAGGGACTAGATTGGCAACGTGCTAAATGGGGTAGTTTTTCCACTCGCTTGATTCAAACAGGAGAAAAGGCAGCAGTCCGGTTTGCCGATGGCATTATCGTTGTTTCTGATGCTCTAAAAAGCTATTTTGCCCAAACCTACGGTAGAGATACAGTCTATATTCCCAATGCTCCCGCCAGTTATGGCGAATCAGACCCAAACTTCAGCTATGGTAAAAAACTGGGTCTAGAGCGAGGGCGCTACATGATATTTGTG
Coding sequences within it:
- a CDS encoding glycosyltransferase family 4 protein; this encodes MRKPVLTIFYQFNPWYTSIGGIQTLINTFIKYAPSEFDLRLVGTARDSSQALGKWQQAEFAGREINFLPILKIEDDNVRGLVPTTVKYTAALLGRSLASDFMHFHRLEPSLAAMNWQGEKTIFIHNDIHTQMQTVADQKAILWRRFPAAYFALESLLIRQFNQILSCNTDAAEFYRQRYPQLQDRVEFIKNSFDNEVFYPWSQSQREANRRELALQMGLVEETSFLLFAGRLHPQKDPLLLVRAFAALNQPHTHLLIAGSGELANPLRQEIEQLGLSSQVTMLGALNQKELARLHRLSSAFVLSSAYEGLPLVVLEALASGTPVVTTRCGETPKLLSPDSGVVCEQRTPECIADALRQVLLNPQNYPSESCVRTAQPFAARTVIRDVYGDMLNRWELKEFSVVG
- a CDS encoding glycosyltransferase family 4 protein, encoding MKIAVIGAKGLPPKQGGIEHYCAEVYPRIVAQGHTVDLYARSTYTDSAWLESYDFQGVTVKSLPGLDFKGADAFVTSALGAIASTLARYDIVHFHALGPSLFTFLPSIANSAKVVVTCQGLDWQRAKWGSFSTRLIQTGEKAAVRFADGIIVVSDALKSYFAQTYGRDTVYIPNAPASYGESDPNFSYGKKLGLERGRYMIFVGRIVPEKRPDLLIEAFSKLQPPGWKLVLAGGVSDTQSYTGQLLAQVANNPNIIFAGELRGTRLWELVRGAGMFVLPSDLEGLPLAMLEAMQEAVPVVASDILPHQQLINGGMGTLFTAGNVDSLVSSLDWAIHHPGQIAAMAKNAQKNVQVNYSWEHITAENLKLYNTLLNTPQPIGRSQAEEISLARVGSKK